TAAATTATTGAACAGTGAAGAATATCATTCTCGAGAATATTATGATGATAAACAAGGAATTAtcattgaagaatttgaagaaagaaGTAAATTTTTTGCCAAACCTATTGGGATATCCCATTTATCAGTGGAATGTCAAttgaaagataaaaatggggttgaattattgaacaaacctattaaatattatattgaatttttacaacaagaatatgaagaagatttGGAGAAAATGGGGTTGAAATTAGAATTTGGTTGtacattaaattttttaagaCAACAATTGtatcatttatttaaagatagTGATATTTATGAAGAATTCTTCTCAGGAGATGGGGCCAAAAACTTTAGTATATCCAAGAGTCTTGAGATACGCAATCGTGGTGATGAAGTTTTGGATAATCATTTAGATGGTGTTCAATTAtgttttttaaagataCATGATGGTGATACGATCAAATGTGATTTTCTTTATACCAAGACATGAGAGTATATAgaatagtaaaaaataaaaaaaaaaattaaattatgtAGAATTGATACGAGGAATACCTATATCATTCTGATGCAATTCGTTTTCACACCACGCCCAGATTTTGACCAATTGGATCAAATTGGCGTCATTATCTATAgcatttaaagattttggTTCTGATTGTGATTCTGGATTGGAGTTGGATTGGATGAATTTCGAAGTATTATTCCAATGAGATCGTTTGGATAGGTTATTATCGATATCCTCATTTAACGATTGATTTGAAGTGTATAGATTTGGATGGGTATCTTTCAAAGGGTTGAGATGATCTGtggataaatttttatgGAATTCCGAGGCGGAATCATCAATTGACGAAGAAGACGGAGGGTGATTGTGATGTGTGGATTGCTCGAGAATGTTGCTGTAGGAcaaatttttgtatttcaaATCATTGGAATTCAAAAGAAGTAAATCTTTATAGttgatgaatttattatttctattattatgagaattggaataaataaaggcaagtaattttttattgacCAAGTTTGCGATTTGAGATCTAAGTTTTATGGAGTACAGGTTTTGCAGCGGTGTTGGCAGGACGTCTCTTGGAGAGGGGAATAACAAGAGAGTGATGACTAATTCCAATTGTTTCATGTATGCTTGATTCATCGTTGCCTTTGAAGCCAATTTCGTTTGAGCATAATGGATCAAATCCATGATGAATTGAGTATTATCCGGGGAATTCTCCTGCGTGTGGTGTTCCTTGATCAtttctattaaattcaaCAGTAATAACTTGAAATGCAAGTCATCATTTTGATTGGCATACGAGGGATCCGTGGCAATGGAGGATGTGGGGGACGAAGAAGAATAGAGGATGTCTAGGAATTGGATGCCGAAATGGTTATTAATCTCTAATAACGCCTGGTTGATCTTGCCCAGTTTGATCAACTTGACGATGTTGAACCTGATGGATATTTTGAAGAACTCGTCGAATTGTTTGATGTCTGAGTTGGATTCTATGATCTGTAATTCTTTAGCCAATTTGACAGAAGCGTTTTCCATGGAATGGAAAATGAAGTAATTTAACAATAACTTCAATAATTTGAGATTTGTATTGACAACGCTTGTATTTTCCTCGCCTGTAGTTTCATTTCCCAGCGGGTTATCCAGTGAGTGACCACCACCACGGTGGTGAATGAAATCGTTATTTGCCTGTACGTAGGATTCATCAGTATGATGCAGTTTCAAATTAGAGACCAATGCGATATAATTATTCCATTCCGACCGAGTGAATGACTTGTTTGTATAGTATGTGTAATccaatttattgaaatctGGCTTAGTGTGGGGCCCAGTCTTTACCGATTGTTTCGAGGGCATATTGATCGATTGCAATTTGATTGAGCTTTAGAGAATTGAAAAGTAAAgcagaaaaattaaatgaatatcaatttcatcaatgtaaaatttcattgCTTTTATCGTGAGTAAAAAAAGTAGCtcctttaatttcttattgATTCAATCCCGTCTTACTCCGAAACATGCatgatattgaattatGGAGCGACTACACAATTGAACGACTTTCCGACCATTTTCCCCGCACGTGACTGCACGTGTCTCGCCCGCACataaaaagaaacgaaaacaagaatttaaaaaataaaaaataaaaaaaccGGAATAGCATTTATCTCCAATATCGGGTATCGGAGATAATTGGCCAGCTTTAATTCTATTCCTATTGACTTTCCTATTGCATTTCCTATTGTATTTCCTATTGCATATCCTATTGCATATCCTATTGCATATTGATTTCCATATATGGATACACTCATATACACATGTATATATGTCATTTATAGATACATCCATTTACATCCATTTACATAGAATTACACATTATTGTATCTGCATGATGTCACACTGATTGGTTTCCACTGATCCTGCCGTGCCTGCAGTCATCAGAGTCAAACAACAAGCCCAGCCAACCCCGCATTCCTATTGGCCAGATCGGGACGGGCCTGGACATATCAGGAACTGTTTCCTATCGTGAAAGGTTCCTGATCTGGCTGTGTGATGACGGAATGCCGGCCGGCGAAGGCACCGGTTACGCCGGTATGCTGCGCCTGTTTCTGTGTGCCTGCGCCTGCCGTGCGGCCACAATTCCTGCAGCGTTGCTGTGGTCACGGTTCCGCGGAATTGCAAGATTTGCCCGATCGGGCTGCGATCTACAAGCTTGCCTGTTTCCGTGGTCGGCTGTCGCCCAGGCATCGCCGGAGTCCAGGCCCTTCCGCCAATCTGTATCTGGAAAAGATCCCGTTGCAGGCGCGGATCTCTGTGGGCGGGGCACGGCGTGACTGCAGCCAGTAAAGGGTCATCCGCCAGATCCAAGATAGCATATTGAAGGCTTAGAGATATGGGAGAGATGGTCTAGAGACTGGGTATATAAGGATGCTTCGAGAGGGCATTCGGAGTTCTGTTTGCCACAAAGATAAGTGTCTAATATAgagaacaagaaaaaacaaGGTTGTACTGCTACAGCTAGCTAACACAAACACAAGAACGATCACACAAACACAAGAACGATTACACAAACACAAGAGCACATCTCATAATGTATTTCCATACTTCACAAAACAATACACCAACGGCCCCAACATCGGCATCTGGCCCTGTCCCCACGGCACCGATTACTCAACCTTACATATTTCCAAGACCTTCGTTGATCTTACCCTCTATCAACAATACTGGCACGACTTCGACCGCCACAGAGGCTCATCATATGAATTATTCTCCAAGAACAATCACTCCAAACACAAACTTGGTCAATCCAAACCAATTGTTATTGACCACTTCATCTGCTgttgctgctgctgctgctgctgctgctgcttcTGGTTCTAGTACCAACACTACACCAACTTCgtatcaaaattatttgccAAGACTCAGTAACAGCTCGGCAATGGATTCCAATTACGTCTTGTCAACCACTGCCGCCAATAACGATAGGGTGAGGAAGCCTTCTTTTGACACTAGTGTCACTCCACCACAACAATTGACACCTCCAATGACTACACAAACTATAGCCAACGTTCATTACAATAACCCCTTGGACacttttaattatttgacCCCTCATAAATGGAAATCAAATTGGACTCCTCAACAGGCCAACCAATTGAGCCATCTTAGATTCCAAAACAATTTTATCGATAAATCCCAAACCGACAATATCAAATGGGTAAACACGAtccaaaagaaaagatCGCACTCTTTGGCAACAGGCACTGTAGATAAGAAGAGGAAGATCTTGGAAAATTGTTTGGATAAAGTAAATCACATTTTCAACCAGCATTCGTTAAGTTCTCCACCTTCTATTGACGTGAAACCTTTGGAAGCCTCTACTACAAAGAAAAGAGTCATGAAAAGACACACAACCGGTTCATTTTCCAAAAGTTTTTCCAATCATAATAATCCAAGAGTACAAAGAACTTTGTTACCAGCAATCGACACGATCACTATCAAGCCCATTGAAAGTGATGAAGATTTGGAAATGAAGGACGCATTCCATCCGACTATGATGACCCCACCTAATTCTCAACCAATGACAAATTCCATGACCACAACttataatacaaaattacCTAAAAAGAAGAGAAATACTCTGTTGAAACGTTATGCAGTCCCTGCTAAACCCAATGTCAAATGTTTCTATTGTTCCAAGACTTCCACACCTGAATGGAGAAGAGGTCCTCAAGGCAATAGAACTTTATGTAATGCATGTGGATTGTATTATAGAAAactaattaaaaaattcgGTTATGAAAATGCTAATCTATTGTTACGAtatagaaattttattagcTCTACAGATAGAAGAGTACCTACAATAGTAGATGTACCAAATTCGTTTGTAAAGATGCtaaatgaagatgaaacgTTGAATCCAGATTGGTCGGCCAAATAAAAGGTGCGCAATTGTATTAttcattcttttttttctaaaaaaaaaatatatatatatatatatttaaaatttgaaaatttgtATTCTAAATTGAGGGTGTACCACGTACATACACACATACATAGtctcttattttttttttttaacaattcaaatattttctttttcaaatattctcttcaatattttctttccTCGCTTTCTTCCCCGAATCCTATTGTTCTTGCCGTTTCAAACCATCGATtcatttcttcaattttatcCAAATTAACGGTAGGTTTAATAACCCCCCAGTCAAGTCCCACACAAGCCTTCatcaaatctttaaaacTACTATGCTCACTATACGGAACTTTAAagatttgatattttttcatacTTTTGTATTGTTTATACAATGAATCAATACTAAATCCATCCATCTCATCTTGTGTTAGTACATCTCGACAATATTCAATACGTTCATTGATATTGTTAAATGTTCTTTCTGGAGCCCATCGATTATGGAAAGTCCATCCAGTCGGGATGATCCCCACAACTTCATTAGctatcaattttttatccGATCGAAGATTAATCTCTTTTACATATTGATCAACACTAGTGGAATCTCGTAGGGTATTCATCGATACAATATGAACTTGGCATTCTTCAAGATCCTCACTCAATAACCCAGCGGGGAAAATCTCTGTCATTTGCATTACTTCGAATTTCCTTTTATCTGATGTATATATCTTGGTTTGTAATCGTTGTGCAATGGCAATAGATAATCGTTCTTTACCGATACTATATGAtccaattaaaaaaatcttgttaaattgaaaatcatTCACTACCATcgataatttcatttgtttATCATTAAACATTTCCCTTTTGTTTTGGTCCCTATATAGAGAAATGAATTGGCTTGTCACTTGTAATACGTTTTGTTGTAAGGGGAAATTGTACATCGGTGATATGTAAGTGGTATCCAAATATATCTCATcaatctttttattataatctggtaaatattttaaaatattcaattccATCTC
The window above is part of the Henningerozyma blattae CBS 6284 chromosome 2, complete genome genome. Proteins encoded here:
- the ERG29 gene encoding Erg29p (similar to Saccharomyces cerevisiae YMR134W; ancestral locus Anc_2.397), translating into MMEKYLELEEKLILKLSDTWYIRNFIYSENKLSGRITLYLLILGIIAFINELYINIEMIFISKSTYEELDKGFIDHSSKLHKLLNSEEYHSREYYDDKQGIIIEEFEERSKFFAKPIGISHLSVECQLKDKNGVELLNKPIKYYIEFLQQEYEEDLEKMGLKLEFGCTLNFLRQQLYHLFKDSDIYEEFFSGDGAKNFSISKSLEIRNRGDEVLDNHLDGVQLCFLKIHDGDTIKCDFLYTKT
- the GID8 gene encoding glucose-induced degradation complex subunit GID8 (similar to Saccharomyces cerevisiae GID8 (YMR135C); ancestral locus Anc_2.396), yielding MPSKQSVKTGPHTKPDFNKLDYTYYTNKSFTRSEWNNYIALVSNLKLHHTDESYVQANNDFIHHRGGGHSLDNPLGNETTGEENTSVVNTNLKLLKLLLNYFIFHSMENASVKLAKELQIIESNSDIKQFDEFFKISIRFNIVKLIKLGKINQALLEINNHFGIQFLDILYSSSSPTSSIATDPSYANQNDDLHFKLLLLNLIEMIKEHHTQENSPDNTQFIMDLIHYAQTKLASKATMNQAYMKQLELVITLLLFPSPRDVLPTPLQNLYSIKLRSQIANLVNKKLLAFIYSNSHNNRNNKFINYKDLLLLNSNDLKYKNLSYSNILEQSTHHNHPPSSSSIDDSASEFHKNLSTDHLNPLKDTHPNLYTSNQSLNEDIDNNLSKRSHWNNTSKFIQSNSNPESQSEPKSLNAIDNDANLIQLVKIWAWCENELHQNDIGIPRINST
- the GAT2 gene encoding Gat2p (similar to Saccharomyces cerevisiae GAT2 (YMR136W); ancestral locus Anc_2.395) — translated: MYFHTSQNNTPTAPTSASGPVPTAPITQPYIFPRPSLILPSINNTGTTSTATEAHHMNYSPRTITPNTNLVNPNQLLLTTSSAVAAAAAAAAASGSSTNTTPTSYQNYLPRLSNSSAMDSNYVLSTTAANNDRVRKPSFDTSVTPPQQLTPPMTTQTIANVHYNNPLDTFNYLTPHKWKSNWTPQQANQLSHLRFQNNFIDKSQTDNIKWVNTIQKKRSHSLATGTVDKKRKILENCLDKVNHIFNQHSLSSPPSIDVKPLEASTTKKRVMKRHTTGSFSKSFSNHNNPRVQRTLLPAIDTITIKPIESDEDLEMKDAFHPTMMTPPNSQPMTNSMTTTYNTKLPKKKRNTLLKRYAVPAKPNVKCFYCSKTSTPEWRRGPQGNRTLCNACGLYYRKLIKKFGYENANLLLRYRNFISSTDRRVPTIVDVPNSFVKMLNEDETLNPDWSAK